A region of Streptomyces sp. R44 DNA encodes the following proteins:
- a CDS encoding serine protease yields MRGSLIRALTGALGLMTVAAGQLATAGPVAADSVVVGGRPAQITDAPWVVALSSRDRFGGTRAGQFCGGVVVAPTKVLTAAHCLGREVLGGEPWEVRDFVVIAGRAALRGQEGQEVRISDTWINPDYDPTTNAGDLAVLTLVSALPQSYVIGVARSGDTAYAPGTEADVYGWGDTTGNGAYASTLRTAGVQVLPDTACERAYPGGFGVRYQRGTMLCAGDPQGGKDACQGDSGGPLVAKGLLVGLVSWGSGCGQAENPGVYTRVSEVLPARF; encoded by the coding sequence ATGCGTGGTTCCCTCATCCGAGCATTGACGGGTGCTCTGGGCCTGATGACCGTGGCGGCCGGGCAGCTGGCCACCGCCGGTCCCGTGGCCGCCGACAGCGTCGTGGTGGGTGGCCGGCCGGCCCAGATCACGGACGCGCCGTGGGTCGTGGCGCTGTCCAGCCGTGACCGGTTCGGGGGTACGCGCGCGGGGCAGTTCTGCGGAGGTGTGGTCGTCGCCCCGACCAAGGTGCTCACGGCGGCCCACTGCCTCGGCCGTGAGGTGCTCGGCGGCGAGCCGTGGGAGGTGCGCGACTTCGTGGTCATCGCGGGCCGTGCGGCGCTCCGCGGACAGGAGGGGCAGGAGGTCCGGATCTCGGACACCTGGATCAACCCCGACTACGACCCGACGACGAACGCCGGCGACCTGGCCGTACTGACGCTCGTCAGCGCGCTGCCGCAGTCGTACGTGATCGGTGTCGCCCGCTCCGGAGACACGGCGTACGCGCCCGGGACGGAGGCGGACGTCTACGGCTGGGGCGACACGACCGGCAACGGGGCCTATGCCTCGACACTCCGGACGGCAGGCGTCCAGGTGCTGCCGGACACGGCGTGCGAGCGGGCGTACCCGGGCGGCTTCGGCGTCCGCTACCAGCGCGGGACGATGCTGTGCGCGGGCGACCCGCAGGGCGGGAAGGACGCCTGTCAGGGCGACAGCGGCGGCCCGCTGGTGGCCAAGGGGCTCCTCGTCGGTCTGGTGTCCTGGGGCAGCGGCTGCGGGCAGGCCGAGAACCCGGGCGTCTACACACGCGTCTCGGAGGTGCTCCCGGCACGCTTCTGA
- a CDS encoding RNA polymerase sigma factor produces MSASTSRTLPPEIAESESVMALIERGKADGQIAGDDVRRAFEADQIPPTQWKNVLRSLNQILEEEGVTLMVSAAESPKRARKSVAAKSPAKRTATKTVTARTTVTKTTVSASAAPAAEGTDPADEAGSPAKKAAAKKTVAKKAVAKKTVAKKTAAKKTTSKKDADELVEGEELLEDVAPGKGEDEETEGESKGFVLSDEDEDDAPAQQVAVAGATADPVKDYLKQIGKVPLLNAEQEVELAKRIEAGLFAEDKLANSDKLAPKLKRELEIIAEDGRRAKNHLLEANLRLVVSLAKRYTGRGMLFLDLIQEGNLGLIRAVEKFDYTKGYKFSTYATWWIRQAITRAMADQARTIRIPVHMVEVINKLARVQRQMLQDLGREPTPEELAKELDMTPEKVIEVQKYGREPISLHTPLGEDGDSEFGDLIEDSEAVVPADAVSFTLLQEQLHSVLDTLSEREAGVVSMRFGLTDGQPKTLDEIGKVYGVTRERIRQIESKTMSKLRHPSRSQVLRDYLD; encoded by the coding sequence GTGTCGGCCAGCACATCCCGTACGCTCCCGCCGGAGATCGCCGAGTCCGAGTCTGTGATGGCGCTCATCGAGCGGGGAAAGGCTGATGGGCAGATCGCCGGCGATGACGTGCGTCGGGCCTTCGAAGCTGACCAGATTCCGCCAACCCAGTGGAAGAATGTTCTGCGCAGCCTCAATCAGATCCTCGAGGAAGAGGGTGTGACGCTGATGGTCAGTGCAGCGGAGTCGCCGAAGCGCGCCCGCAAGAGCGTCGCAGCGAAGAGCCCGGCCAAGCGCACCGCCACCAAGACCGTCACCGCCAGGACGACCGTGACGAAGACCACCGTCTCGGCCTCCGCGGCCCCTGCGGCCGAGGGCACCGACCCGGCCGACGAGGCCGGATCGCCCGCCAAGAAGGCGGCCGCGAAGAAGACCGTCGCCAAGAAGGCGGTGGCCAAGAAGACCGTCGCCAAGAAGACGGCGGCCAAGAAGACCACGTCCAAGAAGGACGCCGACGAGCTCGTCGAGGGCGAGGAGCTCCTCGAGGACGTCGCTCCCGGCAAGGGTGAGGACGAGGAGACCGAGGGCGAGAGCAAGGGCTTCGTCCTGTCCGACGAGGACGAGGACGACGCTCCGGCGCAGCAGGTCGCCGTCGCCGGTGCCACCGCCGACCCGGTCAAGGACTACCTCAAGCAGATCGGTAAGGTCCCGCTGCTCAACGCCGAGCAGGAGGTCGAGCTCGCCAAGCGCATCGAGGCCGGTCTGTTCGCCGAGGACAAGCTCGCGAACTCCGACAAGCTCGCCCCTAAGCTCAAGCGCGAGCTGGAGATCATCGCCGAGGACGGCCGCCGGGCCAAGAACCACCTCCTGGAGGCCAACCTCCGTCTGGTGGTCTCGCTGGCCAAGCGTTACACCGGCCGCGGCATGCTCTTCCTGGACCTGATCCAGGAGGGCAACCTGGGTCTGATCCGCGCCGTCGAGAAGTTCGACTACACCAAGGGCTACAAGTTCTCCACGTACGCCACCTGGTGGATCCGTCAGGCGATCACCCGCGCCATGGCCGACCAGGCCCGCACCATCCGTATCCCGGTGCACATGGTCGAGGTCATCAACAAGCTCGCGCGCGTCCAGCGCCAGATGCTCCAGGACCTGGGCCGTGAGCCCACCCCGGAGGAGCTGGCCAAGGAGCTCGACATGACCCCCGAGAAGGTCATCGAGGTCCAGAAGTACGGCCGTGAGCCGATCTCCCTCCACACCCCGCTGGGTGAGGACGGCGACAGCGAGTTCGGCGACCTCATCGAGGACTCCGAGGCGGTCGTGCCGGCCGACGCGGTCAGCTTCACCCTGCTCCAGGAGCAGCTGCACTCCGTTCTCGACACGCTCTCCGAGCGTGAGGCGGGCGTCGTCTCCATGCGCTTCGGCCTCACCGACGGCCAGCCGAAGACGCTGGACGAGATCGGCAAGGTCTACGGCGTGACGCGTGAGCGGATCCGTCAGATCGAGTCGAAGACGATGTCGAAGCTCCGTCACCCGTCGCGCTCGCAGGTCCTGCGCGACTACCTCGACTGA